A DNA window from Sulfitobacter noctilucicola contains the following coding sequences:
- the xylB gene encoding xylulokinase — MFIGLDLGTSSLKAILIDDQQRVLAEHSVPLSVERPHDGWSEQNAASWFKAADAALSALAATVDCSTVTGIGLSGHMHGATLFDEADKPLRPCMLWNDTRSHKEAAEMDADPQFRSITGNIVFPGFTAPKVAWVRKHEPQIFEQIAKILLPKDALRLYLTGGHVSEMSDAAGTAWFDTGRRDWSDPLLEACGLGRDQMPALVEGSAPSGKLRPALAQVLGAKDVTVAGGAGDNAAAAIGAGVVKDGSAFLSLGTSGVLFAANDGYRPDPASAVHSFCHAVPDTWHQMGVILAATDALEWLSRLTGKSAAALTADLGRLQAPSTTLFLPYLGGERTPHNDARIRGQFLHLDHATDASTAARAVLEGVAFAFADCRDALASTGTKIAEALALGGGSKSGYWLDVLATALDFPLHLPVAGDYGAAIGAARLGMMAATGADVGIATPPPIAHTHMPDASLVPAFAESHARYRHAYSVLRDL; from the coding sequence ATGTTCATCGGGCTTGATTTAGGGACCTCTTCGCTCAAGGCGATCCTGATCGACGATCAGCAGCGGGTTCTGGCAGAGCATTCGGTACCGCTAAGTGTTGAGCGGCCGCATGACGGATGGTCAGAACAGAATGCGGCAAGCTGGTTTAAGGCTGCGGATGCCGCGTTGAGCGCTTTGGCCGCAACGGTTGATTGCAGCACTGTGACAGGGATCGGCCTGTCAGGTCATATGCATGGTGCCACGTTGTTCGATGAGGCCGACAAACCTTTGCGTCCTTGTATGTTGTGGAACGACACGCGCAGCCACAAAGAGGCCGCCGAGATGGATGCGGACCCCCAATTCCGTTCAATTACAGGTAACATCGTTTTCCCCGGCTTCACTGCACCGAAAGTGGCATGGGTCCGTAAGCATGAGCCGCAGATATTCGAACAGATCGCAAAGATATTGCTGCCAAAGGACGCGCTGCGCCTCTATCTGACCGGCGGTCATGTATCTGAAATGTCAGATGCGGCGGGTACAGCGTGGTTTGATACTGGTCGGCGCGATTGGTCAGACCCCCTTTTGGAGGCCTGTGGTCTTGGCCGAGACCAGATGCCCGCCCTTGTCGAAGGGTCAGCCCCGTCAGGTAAGCTGCGCCCTGCGCTTGCGCAGGTTCTGGGTGCCAAGGACGTGACGGTTGCAGGCGGTGCCGGAGACAATGCCGCCGCCGCCATTGGTGCGGGCGTGGTCAAGGACGGCAGTGCATTCCTGTCCCTGGGCACCTCCGGTGTGCTTTTTGCTGCGAACGACGGCTACCGCCCAGATCCCGCCTCTGCTGTGCATAGTTTTTGTCACGCGGTCCCCGACACATGGCATCAGATGGGTGTCATCCTTGCAGCAACGGATGCGCTGGAATGGCTGTCGCGGCTGACGGGAAAATCCGCTGCCGCTCTGACCGCTGATCTTGGCAGGCTGCAAGCCCCCTCGACGACGTTGTTCCTGCCCTATCTGGGCGGTGAGCGCACGCCGCATAACGATGCGCGGATACGTGGACAATTCCTGCATCTTGACCATGCAACGGATGCAAGTACAGCTGCCCGCGCGGTACTTGAAGGCGTTGCATTTGCATTCGCCGATTGCCGCGACGCTCTGGCCAGCACCGGCACCAAGATAGCAGAGGCATTGGCGTTGGGTGGTGGATCCAAGTCCGGTTATTGGCTGGACGTTCTGGCCACGGCTCTTGATTTTCCGCTCCATCTGCCCGTTGCCGGTGACTACGGCGCGGCTATCGGAGCTGCACGGCTTGGGATGATGGCCGCCACTGGCGCTGACGTTGGTATCGCGACCCCGCCCCCCATCGCACACACACACATGCCCGATGCCTCACTGGTTCCGGCCTTCGCCGAAAGCCATGCCCGTTACCGCCACGCCTATTCCGTCCTGCGCGACCTCTGA